A stretch of Vibrio sp. B1FLJ16 DNA encodes these proteins:
- a CDS encoding septal ring lytic transglycosylase RlpA family protein — MKRLNLIFIAFILNLLAGCSSTLAVDLDQTNGYSKSHELIGKASWYSNKFHGKRTASGERYNKSAYTAAHKSLPFGTIVRVTNTANSKTVDVKINDRGPFVKGRVIDLSQKAFEQIGNIKEGVAPVKIEIINDTNTFRYKH, encoded by the coding sequence ATGAAAAGATTAAACCTCATTTTTATAGCTTTTATCCTTAATTTGTTAGCCGGATGTTCTTCAACCTTAGCTGTAGACCTCGATCAAACAAATGGCTACTCAAAGTCACATGAGCTTATTGGAAAAGCGTCATGGTACAGTAATAAGTTTCACGGCAAACGCACTGCTAGTGGTGAGCGGTATAACAAAAGCGCTTATACAGCGGCTCATAAAAGCTTACCTTTTGGAACCATCGTAAGGGTTACAAATACAGCCAACTCCAAAACGGTAGATGTCAAAATCAATGATCGAGGTCCTTTTGTGAAAGGTCGGGTCATTGATCTTTCACAAAAGGCATTTGAGCAAATAGGCAACATCAAAGAAGGCGTAGCGCCGGTTAAAATTGAGATTATTAATGATACGAATACCTTTAGGTATAAGCACTAG
- a CDS encoding START domain-containing protein codes for MTNLRVSLLIMSVLVSGKASAVADNYWQFVSNDDGITIYTHEHKKGLVEIRAQMFTPTSYGAFLTLLEDSDNVPNWVDNASHSRVLQQISATENIVYTQFSAPWPAKNRDMVTYSKYWLDELGFTLKIKDAPESTLAEQSGYIRIHSVDAMWKLQKLSNGTTFIEHKAFADPGGALPIWLVNKLSKQSARATFTKLREQLPKYQQYSHPNISE; via the coding sequence ATGACAAATTTACGAGTTAGCTTACTTATTATGTCAGTTTTAGTCTCAGGTAAAGCGAGCGCGGTAGCGGACAACTACTGGCAGTTTGTAAGCAATGATGACGGAATAACCATTTACACGCACGAGCATAAAAAAGGCTTAGTTGAGATTCGTGCTCAGATGTTTACTCCGACATCTTACGGCGCATTTTTAACACTACTGGAAGATAGTGACAATGTTCCGAATTGGGTTGATAACGCAAGCCATAGTCGAGTCCTACAACAAATTTCAGCAACTGAAAACATCGTCTATACGCAATTTTCCGCTCCATGGCCGGCCAAAAATCGAGACATGGTTACCTATTCTAAGTATTGGCTCGATGAACTAGGATTCACGTTAAAAATCAAAGACGCGCCAGAATCAACGCTTGCAGAGCAAAGCGGCTATATTCGTATTCACTCCGTTGATGCCATGTGGAAATTACAGAAACTTAGCAATGGTACTACATTTATTGAGCATAAAGCATTTGCTGACCCAGGTGGAGCACTGCCAATTTGGTTAGTAAACAAGCTCTCTAAACAGAGTGCCCGAGCAACATTTACCAAATTGAGAGAGCAACTGCCTAAATACCAGCAATACTCCCACCCAAATATAAGTGAGTGA
- a CDS encoding ATP-binding protein: protein MTKIYFICGFIGSGKTTYSKALAEKHGAFRVSIDEWMLPLYGEHMEREVFDSRLATLQDLFKDSAKQLFSLNVPVIFDFGFWRKTDRDTFTDWASSVGVESEIHYLDVPFDTCKQRAFVRNSELNAKSYEMTPEMLELFWSWFEIPTSDENVVWVL, encoded by the coding sequence ATGACCAAAATCTACTTCATATGTGGCTTTATTGGTTCGGGTAAAACTACATATTCCAAAGCGCTAGCAGAAAAGCATGGAGCTTTTCGAGTATCCATTGATGAATGGATGCTCCCCCTATATGGTGAGCACATGGAACGTGAAGTTTTTGATAGTCGCTTGGCTACTCTACAGGATTTATTTAAAGATTCAGCGAAGCAACTTTTTTCGTTAAATGTTCCAGTTATTTTTGATTTTGGTTTCTGGCGTAAAACTGATCGAGATACTTTTACTGATTGGGCATCAAGCGTAGGTGTTGAAAGTGAAATTCACTACCTTGACGTTCCTTTTGATACTTGCAAGCAGCGGGCATTTGTTCGCAACTCAGAACTTAACGCTAAATCTTACGAGATGACGCCAGAAATGCTGGAGTTATTCTGGTCTTGGTTTGAAATTCCTACTTCAGACGAAAATGTGGTTTGGGTTCTGTAA
- a CDS encoding GNAT family N-acetyltransferase — MDLSIYKIEPLASEHIKEVTSLWRESMTEALGINPVHTFESQAYFLEHILPNSYQVFVVVRIDNSRPVAFMASSETEINQLYVAPNSQKQGIGSYLLNQAKEQSNGSLTLRTFEVNQKAQNFYRAYGFSVCSGNSENEEGIPDLECRWKS; from the coding sequence ATGGACTTAAGTATCTACAAAATAGAGCCTTTAGCTTCAGAGCATATCAAAGAGGTTACCTCCCTTTGGCGCGAATCAATGACGGAAGCTTTAGGTATAAATCCTGTTCATACCTTTGAATCTCAAGCTTACTTTCTCGAACATATTCTACCCAATAGCTACCAGGTTTTCGTTGTCGTACGCATCGATAACTCTCGTCCAGTTGCCTTTATGGCTAGTTCGGAAACAGAAATCAATCAGTTATATGTTGCTCCTAATAGCCAAAAGCAGGGCATAGGTTCGTACTTACTGAACCAAGCTAAAGAGCAGTCAAATGGTTCACTTACTTTAAGAACGTTCGAAGTAAATCAAAAAGCTCAAAATTTCTATCGTGCTTATGGCTTTTCAGTTTGCTCTGGCAACAGTGAAAATGAAGAAGGTATTCCTGACTTAGAGTGTCGGTGGAAAAGTTGA
- a CDS encoding winged helix-turn-helix domain-containing protein: MIYLFDGFELDTANFQLRANGVTQAIEPQVFNLLAYLIQNRERIVSKAELMDNLWVGKIISESTLSSCIKAARKVLGDDGQQQKYIATLNRRGIHFVYPIIEQAAELAVATTHGVHTLNIDESLRQSAIAASKEGSSVCLFPIRNLAPDKRLVIAVLPFECIGADIVTFFAETLYEEINIHLARTPGFLVTSRNTGAYYRANHTSHNSIAEELGAQYVVDGSVMSIGDKVTLSVKLVDVSGDRVLWGVRKNLPLEQLTEQFEDISLNITTAIEPEINRVEFASLRQRRQVDLAAWELYRQGHAVLGLKGWSEETFKECADLLRQAIAKDPELAFAHAYLSLILAIGHLVGLVNHGGWQEEALAAAETAIALDSQDPDVLGYVGCAFADMGDYFRGIKLLKRCVEIDPSNAQGWAALGAAQLQIGEEQGFDHMYHGIRISPRDNRIGAWGALLARGLLSYGRLEEAIEVAQNACAFDDKIFLPRIVLGIALAQADQPVEAAKAIEDARRIRPQLCMDDISRFVKPEEMAKMQQYELLI; this comes from the coding sequence ATGATTTACTTATTTGATGGCTTTGAACTCGATACCGCTAATTTTCAGTTACGCGCCAATGGCGTTACTCAGGCTATTGAGCCGCAAGTGTTTAATTTACTGGCTTATCTTATCCAAAATAGAGAGCGGATTGTCAGTAAAGCTGAGTTAATGGACAACTTGTGGGTTGGCAAAATTATCAGCGAGTCAACGCTCAGTAGTTGCATTAAAGCGGCGCGTAAAGTTTTAGGGGATGATGGTCAGCAGCAAAAGTATATTGCCACGTTAAACCGTCGCGGAATTCATTTTGTTTATCCCATAATCGAGCAAGCAGCTGAGCTGGCGGTAGCTACAACTCACGGCGTTCATACACTAAATATTGATGAATCGCTGCGCCAGAGCGCTATTGCTGCTAGTAAAGAAGGCAGTAGCGTTTGTTTGTTTCCTATACGCAACTTAGCGCCAGATAAGCGACTTGTGATCGCGGTATTGCCATTTGAATGTATTGGCGCTGATATCGTCACGTTTTTTGCTGAAACCCTTTACGAAGAAATTAATATTCACCTTGCTAGAACGCCGGGTTTTTTGGTGACTTCGCGCAATACTGGTGCTTATTATCGTGCCAATCATACCAGCCACAATAGTATTGCAGAGGAATTAGGCGCTCAATATGTCGTTGACGGCTCTGTGATGAGTATCGGTGATAAAGTAACCTTGTCGGTTAAATTAGTCGATGTCAGTGGTGATCGTGTGCTTTGGGGGGTAAGAAAAAACCTACCGCTAGAACAGTTGACAGAGCAATTTGAAGATATCAGCTTAAACATTACCACAGCCATTGAACCTGAAATTAATCGCGTTGAATTTGCATCATTGCGCCAACGCCGTCAGGTTGACCTAGCCGCTTGGGAGCTTTACCGTCAAGGTCATGCTGTACTGGGTTTAAAAGGGTGGAGTGAAGAAACGTTTAAAGAGTGTGCCGACTTATTACGGCAAGCGATTGCTAAAGATCCTGAGCTAGCGTTTGCTCACGCATATTTATCGCTGATCTTGGCTATTGGTCATTTAGTGGGTTTGGTCAATCATGGTGGCTGGCAAGAAGAGGCGTTAGCCGCCGCTGAAACAGCCATTGCCCTTGATAGTCAAGATCCTGATGTCCTGGGCTATGTTGGCTGCGCGTTCGCCGATATGGGCGATTATTTTAGAGGCATTAAATTGCTTAAGCGCTGCGTCGAAATTGACCCGAGCAATGCGCAAGGTTGGGCGGCACTTGGCGCTGCACAATTACAAATAGGTGAAGAACAAGGCTTTGACCACATGTATCACGGCATCCGCATTAGCCCTCGCGATAATCGCATTGGTGCTTGGGGGGCCTTGTTAGCGAGAGGTTTACTTAGCTATGGTCGGTTAGAGGAAGCCATCGAGGTCGCTCAAAACGCTTGTGCTTTTGATGATAAGATTTTTTTACCGCGGATTGTACTTGGCATAGCCTTAGCGCAAGCCGATCAACCCGTTGAAGCGGCAAAAGCCATCGAAGATGCAAGACGAATTCGCCCCCAATTATGCATGGATGATATTAGCCGTTTTGTAAAACCCGAAGAAATGGCAAAGATGCAGCAATACGAACTTTTGATATAA
- a CDS encoding class I SAM-dependent methyltransferase yields the protein MLNTIDSNANQATVNLSNTVNYDTIKEKQRATWGSGDYGQIGVTLQITGEQLCEAMDVKAGQSVLDIAAGNGNVTLAAARRFCNVVSTDYVEALLVKSKQRAQAEGLDVSFQFADAESLPFSENSFDNVVSTFGVMFTPNQAQSAAELIRVCKPNGKIGLVNWTPEGFVGQLFKLIGSYIAPPAGVKSPALWGTRDFIDQQFKSQASEITYRLREFNFRYHSPQHFIDLFRSYYGPVHKAFAALGETQAADLERGIHALIARFNRDQTGGMVVPSEYLEIVIQKA from the coding sequence ATGTTAAATACAATCGACTCAAACGCAAACCAAGCGACAGTTAATCTAAGTAACACGGTTAACTATGACACAATCAAAGAAAAGCAACGCGCGACATGGGGCTCTGGGGATTACGGCCAAATTGGCGTGACACTGCAAATCACTGGTGAGCAACTCTGTGAAGCGATGGATGTAAAAGCCGGGCAATCAGTGTTAGATATTGCGGCAGGTAACGGTAACGTAACATTAGCTGCCGCGCGTCGTTTTTGTAATGTTGTGTCAACCGATTACGTCGAAGCATTACTGGTAAAATCGAAACAACGGGCACAAGCAGAAGGGCTAGATGTTAGCTTTCAATTTGCAGATGCTGAATCGTTACCGTTTAGTGAAAATAGCTTTGATAATGTTGTCTCTACTTTCGGTGTCATGTTTACCCCAAACCAAGCACAAAGCGCGGCAGAGCTTATTAGAGTTTGCAAGCCGAATGGCAAAATTGGCTTAGTGAATTGGACGCCCGAAGGCTTTGTTGGCCAACTCTTTAAATTAATTGGCAGTTATATCGCACCGCCTGCTGGGGTGAAATCACCCGCACTTTGGGGCACGCGTGATTTTATTGACCAACAGTTTAAAAGCCAAGCCAGTGAAATTACCTATCGATTAAGAGAGTTTAATTTTCGGTATCACTCACCGCAGCACTTTATCGATTTGTTCCGTTCATATTACGGTCCAGTACATAAAGCGTTTGCCGCATTAGGTGAAACACAGGCCGCCGATTTAGAACGAGGTATTCACGCATTGATTGCACGGTTTAACCGCGACCAAACCGGTGGCATGGTTGTGCCGTCAGAGTATTTGGAAATTGTTATTCAAAAAGCGTAA
- a CDS encoding isoprenylcysteine carboxylmethyltransferase family protein: MKSTHEMTQQAPLCSSVSDSGKRVGVLAYGLFAYAVGCFGLFWLILGAGAFAPVGLSHWKADSILLSIAVNVVLVALFALQHTIMARAKFKQWLTAYVPAAAERSTFILMSGLVTCVVLYFWQSVPGVVWQVKNQVAYCTLYTVYLLGILYLLLATFVTNHFELMGLRQVYLYFRKLPYTPVAFTNRFMYRYSRHPMMLGFLLLLWSVPEMSGSRFFLALLFTVYTFIGMRFEERDLRQQFGGTYRKYKAKVACFIPYIY; the protein is encoded by the coding sequence ATGAAAAGCACTCATGAAATGACACAGCAAGCACCATTATGTTCAAGTGTTAGTGATAGCGGCAAGCGAGTGGGGGTTTTAGCATACGGACTGTTTGCTTATGCAGTTGGCTGTTTCGGTTTATTTTGGTTGATATTAGGGGCAGGCGCTTTTGCACCTGTTGGCCTAAGTCACTGGAAAGCCGACTCAATATTATTGTCGATAGCGGTTAATGTTGTTTTAGTCGCCTTATTCGCTTTACAACACACTATTATGGCACGAGCTAAGTTTAAACAATGGTTAACAGCCTATGTGCCAGCAGCGGCAGAGCGCTCAACCTTTATACTGATGTCTGGGTTGGTGACTTGTGTTGTTCTGTACTTTTGGCAATCGGTACCGGGCGTTGTTTGGCAGGTGAAAAATCAGGTGGCTTACTGTACGCTTTATACGGTCTACTTGCTGGGAATTCTCTATTTGTTGCTGGCAACGTTTGTCACCAATCATTTTGAATTAATGGGGTTAAGACAGGTTTACTTATATTTTAGAAAGCTTCCTTACACACCCGTTGCGTTCACCAATCGCTTTATGTATCGCTACAGTCGCCACCCTATGATGCTTGGATTTCTGCTCCTGCTGTGGTCGGTGCCTGAAATGTCCGGTTCACGCTTTTTCTTGGCGCTGTTGTTTACTGTTTACACGTTTATTGGAATGCGCTTCGAAGAGCGAGATTTACGCCAACAATTTGGTGGTACTTACCGAAAATATAAAGCAAAAGTCGCCTGCTTTATTCCATATATTTATTAA
- a CDS encoding antibiotic biosynthesis monooxygenase gives MSQIAQTPKPPYYAVIFTSVRTKDDNGYGEMADRMLRLAELEEGFLGVESAREEVGITVSYWKDLASIKKWKENAEHLEAQKIGRESWYDSFKVRISLVERDYGI, from the coding sequence ATGTCTCAAATAGCTCAGACTCCTAAGCCTCCATACTATGCGGTCATCTTTACCTCTGTTCGAACTAAAGATGACAACGGGTATGGAGAAATGGCGGATAGAATGCTTCGTTTAGCAGAGCTTGAAGAAGGTTTCCTTGGTGTGGAATCGGCTAGAGAAGAAGTGGGGATAACCGTTTCATATTGGAAAGATTTGGCCTCCATTAAAAAATGGAAGGAAAATGCGGAACATTTAGAAGCTCAAAAAATCGGGCGCGAGTCATGGTATGACTCATTCAAAGTGCGTATCTCGCTAGTCGAGCGTGATTATGGAATCTAG
- a CDS encoding nucleotidyltransferase family protein, with product MDKIIELIKQDPIRVEALSYVSELGLPQCYIAAGFVRNLVWDSLHGFKVSTPLNDVDVIYFDPTEYNPNAYLEYEAQLKARMPQLNWQVRNQATMHESNGDNPYQSSVDAMSYWPEKETAVAVRQVGLNQYECVAAFGFETLFSYCLTHNPKRLREIFDNRVSSKGWLVRWPSLRIAP from the coding sequence ATGGACAAAATCATAGAACTGATAAAACAAGATCCAATCAGAGTTGAGGCGCTCAGCTATGTTTCTGAATTAGGTTTGCCACAGTGCTATATCGCAGCGGGTTTTGTTCGAAATTTAGTTTGGGACTCACTGCATGGCTTCAAAGTATCTACTCCCTTAAATGATGTGGATGTCATCTACTTTGATCCAACAGAATATAATCCCAATGCCTATTTGGAGTATGAAGCGCAACTAAAAGCTCGTATGCCCCAGCTTAACTGGCAAGTACGTAATCAAGCGACAATGCATGAGAGCAATGGTGACAACCCTTATCAAAGCTCAGTGGATGCAATGAGTTACTGGCCTGAAAAAGAAACAGCGGTCGCAGTGCGTCAGGTTGGATTAAATCAGTACGAGTGTGTTGCTGCCTTCGGGTTTGAAACCCTATTTAGTTATTGCCTCACACATAATCCCAAAAGGCTACGAGAAATCTTTGACAATCGTGTAAGTTCAAAAGGTTGGTTAGTTCGGTGGCCATCGTTGAGAATTGCGCCATAA
- a CDS encoding anion permease: protein MNNSKMKMLLLVAIGCILWFIPTPEGLTDQAWQMMAIFVTTVLSLILAPLPLGAMALTGLTAATLLGVLPIKTALTGFAHPTIWMIAAAFFISRGFITTGFGRRVGYWFIARLGHNSLGLAYGLVLTDLLFAPATPSTTARCGGIISPLFRSVASAYDSDPEKGTENRIGAFLVQCIFQCNAITCAMFLTSMAGNPLAANFAAEQGVEITWAGWAAAAIVPGLLCLFLIPLVMYVVFPPELKKTPEMREIARQKLAEMGSMTRDEIMVGITFIGMVSLWVLGPTLGIHSTVTALLGLVFLLYTGTIKWDAVLGEKEAWHTITWFAVLVMMAAQLNSLGFIGWFSQSISESLSGFGWVTTVVILLLVYYYSHYLMASAMAHISAMYSAFLAIAISAGAPPMLAAIVLGIFSNLYMSTTHYSSGPAPILFGAGYHSLQSWWKIGFIFSLIVIPVFIFVGGAWWKLLGLW from the coding sequence ATGAATAATTCCAAAATGAAGATGCTCCTGCTGGTGGCGATAGGCTGTATATTATGGTTTATCCCAACCCCAGAAGGACTCACAGACCAAGCTTGGCAGATGATGGCGATTTTTGTTACCACTGTACTGAGTTTGATCCTCGCCCCTCTGCCACTTGGCGCAATGGCACTAACTGGCTTAACCGCCGCAACATTGCTTGGTGTGTTACCGATTAAGACCGCACTAACCGGTTTTGCCCACCCTACTATCTGGATGATTGCAGCTGCGTTTTTCATCTCGCGTGGTTTTATCACTACAGGGTTCGGGCGCCGCGTCGGCTACTGGTTTATCGCACGCTTAGGGCATAATTCACTTGGCCTTGCTTATGGTCTGGTGTTAACTGATTTGCTTTTTGCTCCGGCGACTCCAAGTACCACAGCACGTTGTGGTGGCATCATCTCTCCTCTCTTCCGTTCTGTTGCCAGCGCATACGATTCCGATCCTGAAAAAGGAACAGAAAACCGTATTGGTGCATTCTTGGTTCAGTGTATTTTCCAATGTAATGCTATCACTTGTGCCATGTTCCTCACCTCAATGGCAGGTAACCCTCTGGCTGCGAACTTTGCAGCTGAGCAAGGTGTTGAGATCACCTGGGCTGGCTGGGCTGCAGCAGCGATAGTACCGGGATTACTGTGTTTGTTCCTGATCCCACTTGTTATGTATGTAGTGTTCCCGCCTGAGTTGAAGAAAACACCAGAGATGCGTGAAATTGCCCGTCAGAAACTGGCAGAAATGGGCAGCATGACGCGTGATGAAATCATGGTAGGTATTACCTTCATCGGCATGGTATCACTGTGGGTTCTTGGCCCTACTTTAGGCATTCACTCAACAGTCACTGCACTATTGGGTTTAGTGTTCCTTCTCTACACTGGCACCATAAAATGGGATGCCGTACTTGGAGAGAAAGAAGCATGGCACACTATCACGTGGTTCGCTGTTTTGGTAATGATGGCTGCACAGCTGAATAGCCTTGGCTTTATCGGTTGGTTCAGCCAATCTATCAGCGAGTCTCTGTCTGGCTTTGGTTGGGTAACGACTGTCGTTATTCTGCTGCTTGTTTACTACTACAGCCACTATTTGATGGCGAGCGCCATGGCGCACATCAGTGCGATGTACTCAGCTTTCCTTGCGATTGCGATTTCTGCCGGTGCGCCACCTATGCTGGCTGCTATCGTATTAGGTATTTTCAGTAACCTGTACATGTCAACAACCCACTACTCTTCTGGCCCTGCACCGATTCTGTTCGGCGCTGGTTACCATAGTTTGCAGAGTTGGTGGAAAATTGGCTTCATTTTCTCACTCATCGTTATCCCAGTGTTTATCTTTGTGGGTGGCGCATGGTGGAAACTGCTCGGCCTTTGGTAA
- a CDS encoding sensor histidine kinase, whose translation MSFTSFSFTKQLAVLLSGVMLLGMLSWWGYSAYQLDETLTQQISLRAQVQSQQLSQLPSLVTAVQSGSADAVSQIINAVQAVSDADFITVSDIDGIRLAHPVEERIGLHVTGGDIERALSSGESYLSYGVGSLGPSIRYISPIFSGDGNVIGMIKVGYLIDTLDLWTSERLIPLLVIGLCAVCICIWLSWKFSHYVRKQMQEMEPWQLKQALKTYQGVLEATYEGLVAINSQGQLYLINDSARSMLGYSESVGGEFKDRIDNPGSFSLDGEDYINGLIRVNGKNLVVNRVTLRTSLGEPYGAVFSLRDQNEMHVLSEKISQVTQYMENMRVTRHEYQNKLSTISGLLQMGAYEKALSVCLSQARASQSQLDSLYALHYRPALSALILAKASKANELGVAFSVDCQSDLSRLSKRLSEEQLCGLIGNLAQNSLDAVKGRDNGRIDIRISESENEYTIQVMNNGPIIERDLDTLCELGFTTKQSKSEHGVGMHIVRSIVEQGVGHMELDSDESETAFTVYFPKEVA comes from the coding sequence GTGTCATTCACATCATTTTCCTTCACCAAACAACTGGCCGTGCTACTCAGTGGCGTGATGCTTCTAGGGATGTTGAGCTGGTGGGGCTACAGTGCTTACCAGCTGGACGAGACACTGACGCAGCAAATCAGTTTGCGCGCTCAGGTTCAGTCACAGCAGTTATCACAATTACCAAGCCTTGTTACCGCAGTTCAGTCAGGTAGTGCAGATGCGGTCTCGCAAATCATTAATGCGGTTCAGGCAGTGAGTGATGCCGACTTTATTACCGTCAGTGACATAGACGGTATAAGGCTGGCACATCCTGTAGAAGAGCGTATCGGTCTGCACGTCACAGGTGGTGATATTGAGAGGGCATTAAGCAGTGGTGAGTCCTATTTGTCGTATGGCGTAGGCTCACTGGGGCCATCCATTCGTTATATTTCACCCATTTTTTCCGGTGACGGCAATGTCATTGGCATGATCAAAGTTGGCTATCTGATAGACACGCTCGATTTATGGACCAGCGAACGTCTCATACCTTTACTTGTCATCGGACTCTGCGCGGTATGTATCTGTATCTGGTTATCCTGGAAGTTCTCGCACTATGTCAGAAAGCAAATGCAAGAGATGGAACCGTGGCAGCTTAAGCAGGCATTAAAGACGTATCAAGGTGTGTTAGAGGCCACTTACGAAGGCTTGGTAGCGATAAACTCACAAGGGCAATTATATCTAATTAATGATTCAGCCCGTTCCATGCTGGGCTATAGTGAATCGGTGGGCGGGGAGTTTAAAGACCGAATCGATAACCCGGGGAGCTTCTCTCTTGACGGAGAGGATTACATTAATGGGTTAATTCGCGTAAATGGTAAAAACCTTGTTGTTAACCGCGTTACGTTACGCACTTCTCTGGGCGAACCTTATGGTGCGGTATTCAGTTTGCGCGACCAAAATGAGATGCACGTCCTGTCAGAAAAAATCAGTCAGGTGACTCAATATATGGAGAACATGCGAGTCACGCGGCACGAGTATCAAAATAAACTCTCTACCATTTCAGGCCTGTTGCAAATGGGCGCGTATGAAAAGGCATTATCAGTTTGTTTGTCGCAAGCGAGAGCCAGCCAGTCTCAACTCGATTCGTTATATGCTCTGCATTATAGGCCAGCGCTATCGGCACTGATTCTGGCTAAAGCCAGTAAAGCTAATGAACTTGGCGTTGCTTTCAGTGTTGATTGTCAAAGCGATTTAAGTCGTCTGTCAAAACGTTTATCAGAAGAGCAATTGTGCGGCTTGATAGGTAACTTAGCGCAAAACTCATTAGATGCAGTTAAAGGCAGAGATAATGGCCGAATAGATATTCGTATTTCAGAATCTGAGAATGAATATACCATTCAGGTTATGAACAATGGCCCTATTATTGAGCGTGATCTCGATACCTTGTGTGAACTTGGCTTTACGACCAAACAAAGTAAATCTGAACATGGTGTCGGTATGCACATTGTGCGTTCAATAGTTGAGCAGGGAGTCGGCCATATGGAACTTGACAGCGACGAGTCAGAAACCGCATTCACTGTGTACTTTCCTAAGGAGGTCGCATGA
- a CDS encoding response regulator, giving the protein MIKVVIVEDDPNIAELHHHFVEQVEQYQVVGIAASIDIAKQLVERIQPDLVIVDNYLPDGQGVDLVYRWLSSEHRPECILVTAANDADTVQKAHRFGAFDYLVKPVDYSRLTESLQRFAKVKSHMSNQGSFRQSQLDDLFHSGKPNLVTSNPVDLAGLDPFMYRQVIELFSHVHVEHTAASVSEQLPISKSTARRYLDKAVEQGELVAFLEHGKVGRPTRVYRNKHLSEN; this is encoded by the coding sequence ATGATCAAAGTCGTCATCGTTGAAGATGATCCCAATATCGCTGAGCTTCATCACCATTTTGTTGAGCAAGTCGAGCAATATCAGGTGGTGGGAATTGCGGCCAGTATCGATATTGCAAAACAGCTGGTAGAAAGAATTCAGCCAGATCTGGTGATTGTCGATAACTATCTTCCTGATGGCCAAGGTGTGGATTTGGTTTATCGCTGGTTAAGCAGCGAACACCGACCAGAGTGTATTTTGGTAACTGCGGCCAATGACGCCGATACGGTGCAGAAAGCTCACCGGTTTGGCGCGTTTGATTACTTGGTTAAGCCAGTGGATTATTCCCGTTTGACTGAAAGCCTACAGCGATTTGCAAAAGTAAAAAGTCATATGAGCAATCAAGGAAGCTTTCGTCAGTCTCAGCTTGATGATCTATTCCATTCCGGAAAGCCGAATCTGGTTACATCAAATCCGGTTGATTTGGCAGGGCTAGACCCATTCATGTACCGTCAGGTTATCGAACTGTTTAGCCATGTTCATGTTGAACATACGGCCGCGAGTGTTTCTGAACAGTTGCCTATCAGTAAAAGCACGGCGCGTCGGTATCTTGATAAAGCGGTAGAACAGGGTGAGTTAGTTGCTTTCTTAGAGCATGGCAAGGTAGGGCGACCGACAAGGGTTTATCGCAATAAACACTTATCAGAAAATTAG
- a CDS encoding YbaK/EbsC family protein, whose protein sequence is MTIATRFDQYLTDHNIHFQTVNHSHSHSSLQSGVSAGIPLMNIAKAVILEDHEGHHMMAVLPANNKISLSRLNDEFNATFHLVKESMVYRLFTDCEHGAVPPIGSPYHMATVCDERLANLDEVYLEAGDHETLIKLDRASFKALMNDCKFVRFSSEVLH, encoded by the coding sequence ATGACGATTGCAACCCGATTCGATCAATATCTCACTGATCACAATATTCATTTCCAGACAGTGAATCACAGCCATAGTCATAGCTCACTTCAAAGTGGTGTATCTGCAGGTATTCCACTAATGAACATAGCAAAAGCAGTGATTCTGGAAGATCATGAAGGTCATCATATGATGGCAGTGTTACCGGCTAATAACAAAATCAGCCTGTCGAGGCTAAACGACGAATTTAACGCGACCTTCCATTTGGTCAAAGAAAGCATGGTGTACCGACTCTTCACTGACTGTGAACATGGTGCGGTTCCCCCAATTGGCAGCCCATACCACATGGCAACTGTGTGTGACGAAAGACTGGCCAACTTGGATGAAGTCTATCTTGAAGCAGGCGATCATGAAACACTGATCAAACTTGACAGAGCGTCGTTCAAAGCATTGATGAACGACTGCAAATTCGTAAGGTTTAGTAGCGAGGTTCTGCACTAA